The following proteins are co-located in the Haemorhous mexicanus isolate bHaeMex1 chromosome 30, bHaeMex1.pri, whole genome shotgun sequence genome:
- the SFTPC gene encoding pulmonary surfactant-associated protein C, giving the protein MEDSSKEALMEEAPPRYTESPRLPCIPHELKSLLLMVALVLVALVVVNVTFLLLGLHLSESHAETVLRMSIHGLDGEGTAQELAMSKKERSGTFAVRDGLNGSAAVVYDYSKLLVGYRSWRHRACYITRVDKDNFPGLDAVTETFQRRQDEDVGDKAVPLADRSILGTTINILCSAVPVFWAYVPTCAPPVSPAMPPQLGGWRQLQVPELAKGHEPALALGTATAGCSTLEGLLWPCHLAPGQQRSPRAWGQGSLTQCPRSLLSCRFPGGCSWEWALSKHQWSGSHARAWLHPGATKPFKGSPPQCPSIKLPVPAVRLGWEWEEEEEEEAAAMESSMKQVVLEEEDSGNGCCCPGCCLPCATCCAKCCTKCSWCCAKCCCLPKCCECPKCPKCPKCPGCASCSGCLKKSLCFVPRLLCYLPRKLLSCGRLRCLLIVVVVLVLLVVIIAGALLMWLSVEQRRADTVLRGGLWAGPAWEEDAATFYLDSGDGNAATVIYDYKNLLVSYRARLHRACYVTRVDKDNIPGLDTVVETFQRRQAEEEISVPLADRSLLGTTASILCSLLPVYWA; this is encoded by the exons ATGGAGGACAGCTCTAAAGAGGCGCTGATGGAGGAGGCACCTCCG AGGTACACGGAGTCCCCGCGCCTGCCCTGCATCCCCCACGAGCTCAAGAGCCTCCTGCTGATGGTGGCGCTGGTCTTGGTGGCCCTCGTGGTGGTCAACGTcaccttcctcctgctggggctgcacctcaGCGAGTCGCACGCCGAGACG GTGTTGCGAATGAGCATCCACGGGCTGGATGGCGAGGGGACGGCCCAGGAGCTCGCCATGAGCAAGAAGGAAAGGAGCGGCACGTTCGCCGTGCGGGACGGGCTCAACGGCTCGGCCGCGGTGGTGTACGACTACAGCAAG ctgctggtcgGCTACAGGTCCTGGCGCCACCGAGCCTGCTACATCACCCGCGTGGACAAGGACAACTTCCCGGGGCTGGACGCTGTCACCGAGACCTTCCAGCGCCGGCAG gatgAGGACGTTGGGGACAAGGCCGTGCCCCTGGCTGACCGCTCCATCCTGGGCACCACCATCAACATCCTCTGCAGCGCCGTCCCCGTGTTCTGGGCGTA tgtccccacctgtgctccccccgtgtccccagcaaTGCCCCCCCAGTTGGGAGGATGGAGG CAGCTGCAGGTGCCCGAGCTGGCAAAGGGACACGAGCCAGCTCTcgccctgggcacagccacagccgGATGCTCCACCCTGGAGGGTTTGCTTTGGCCCTGCCACCTcgctcctgggcagcagagaagTCCCCGTGCCTGGGGACAAGGGTCCTTGACCCAGTGCCCTCGGAGCCTCTTGAGCTGCAGGTTCCCAGGGGGATGCAGCTGGGAGTGGGCGCTCAGCAAACACCAGTGGAGTGGGTCACATGCCAGGGCCTGGCTGCACCCCGGGGCCACCAAACCCTTCAAGGGGTCCCCACCCCAGTGCCCCAGTATAAAGCTCCCAGTCCCTGCAGTCAgactgggctgggaatgggaggaggaggaggaggaggaggcagcagccatGGAGAGCAGCATGAAGCAGGTGGTGCTTGAAGAGGAG GACTCGGGGAacggctgctgctgcccaggctgctgcttgcCCTGCGCCACGTGCTGCGCCAAATGCTGCACCAAATGCAGCTGGTGCTGCGCCaaatgctgctgcctgcccaagTGCTGCGAGTGCCCCAAGTGTCCCAAGTGTCCCAAGTGTCCCGGCTGCGCCAGCTGCTCCGGCTGCCTCAAGAAGTCGCTGTGCTTCGTCCCTCGGCTGCTCTGCTACCTGCCTCGCAAGCTGCTGAGCTGCGGCCGCCTGCGCTGCCTGCTGAtcgtggtggtggtgctggtcctgctggtgGTCATCATCGCCGGCGCCCTGCTGATGTGGCTGAGCGTGGAGCAGCGCCGCGCCGACACC GTCCTGCGGGGCGGTTTGTGGGCAGGACCGGCCTGGGAAGAGGACGCGGCCACTTTCTACCTGGACAGCGGGGACGGGAACGCGGCCACGGTCATCTATGACTACAAGAAT CTGCTGGTGAGCTACAGAGCCCGGCTGCACCGCGCCTGCTACGTGACCCGCGTGGACAAGGACAACATCCCGGGGCTGGACACCGTGGTCGAGACCTTCCAGCGCCGGCAG gctgaggAGGAGATCTCCGTGCCCCTGGCTGACCGCTCCCTCCTGGGCACCACGGCGAGCATCCTGTGCAGCCTCCTCCCTGTTTACTGGGCTTAG